In a genomic window of Erigeron canadensis isolate Cc75 chromosome 5, C_canadensis_v1, whole genome shotgun sequence:
- the LOC122599871 gene encoding ubiquinol oxidase 2, mitochondrial-like has protein sequence MNRTSIVATTKVSRLLLSQLGPRLFSTTTSVARSTNIVVHSKNPMGSFIGTTRVMTMHARQWSTHASSDSGSIKKDESEKKAISSYWGVAPPSLTKSDGSAWKWNCFRPWEAYQADTSIDVKKHHNPVTWNDKIAFWIVQALKYPTHLYFQKKHIHHAVLLETVAAVPGMVGGMLLHAKSLRRFEQSGGWIKALLEEAENERMHLMTFIDVYQPKWHERALVFAVQGVFFNAYFLAYLASPKLAHRITGYLEEEAVNSYTDFLNDLENGAMEDIPAPAIAIDYWCLPQNSTLKDVVRVIRADEAHHRDINHFASDIQCQGHELKEHPAPIGYH, from the exons ATGAATAGAACTAgtattgttgcaacaacaaagGTGTCCCGGTTGCTACTATCTCAACTGGGACCCCGTTTGTTCTCCACAACTACAAGTGTTGCCCGCTCAACCAATATCGTTGTACATTCCAAAAATCCAATGGGTTCATTCATTGGAACCACTAGAGTCATGACCATGCATGCTCGTCAGTGGAGCACGCATGCATCCTCTGACTCTGGATCGATTAAAAAAGATGAGAGTGAAAAGAAAGCAATCTCGAGCTATTGGGGCGTTGCTCCACCATCACTCACAAAGTCTGATGGATCTGCTTGGAAATGGAACTGTTTTCGG CCGTGGGAAGCTTATCAAGCAGATACATCTATTGATGTGAAGAAGCATCACAATCCAGTCACTTGGAATGACAAAATTGCATTTTGGATAGTTCAAGCCCTCAAGTATCCCACCCATTTATACTTTCAG AAAAAACACATACACCACGCGGTTTTGCTAGAAACAGTAGCCGCGGTTCCTGGAATGGTAGGAGGGATGTTGTTACACGCCAAATCACTACGTCGATTTGAGCAAAGTGGAGGCTGGATCAAAGCCTTATTAGAAGAAGCCGAAAATGAAAGAATGCATCTCATGACCTTTATTGATGTATACCAACCAAAATGGCACGAACGAGCCTTGGTTTTTGCGGTCCAAGGGGTATTCTTCAATGCATATTTTCTAGCGTATTTGGCTTCACCAAAGCTCGCTCATCGGATCACTGGTTACCTTGAGGAAGAGGCAGTGAATTCGTATACGGACTTCTTGAATGACCTGGAGAACGGGGCTATGGAGGACATTCCGGCACCAGCTATTGCTATTGATTATTGGTGTTTACCTCAAAATTCGACACTAAAAGATGTTGTTAGAGTTATACGGGCTGACGAAGCACATCACCGTGATATTAACCATTTTGCATCC GATATTCAATGTCAAGGACATGAACTAAAGGAGCATCCTGCACCAATTGGGTATCACTAA